One genomic region from Fictibacillus marinisediminis encodes:
- a CDS encoding AmiS/UreI family transporter, whose amino-acid sequence MGDVGLFLSGAALFLNSFMLFGKAEGKSVGYFNLFVGVLQVVIPFYLIVISDQQHWTIFNLASIFLFGLTYLFVGITNVKGLHGSGLGYYSLWVSIIAVMYAVVSYMQFHDLVSSLTWVEWTYLWFLFFLSGALNKKIDNYIGKVAFVQSWLTLTFPALLSLAGVWKTQAVSQAWTYLLIASFVYFIGCTIQLILSSQKKEKRLEVQAAS is encoded by the coding sequence ATGGGTGACGTCGGTTTATTTCTTTCAGGAGCAGCCCTGTTCTTAAACAGCTTCATGCTTTTCGGAAAAGCGGAGGGCAAGAGCGTGGGATATTTCAACTTGTTTGTCGGAGTCCTTCAGGTCGTTATTCCGTTTTATTTGATCGTGATCTCGGATCAGCAGCACTGGACCATTTTTAATCTGGCTTCGATCTTTTTGTTCGGGCTGACCTATTTATTTGTAGGAATCACAAATGTAAAAGGTCTTCACGGCAGCGGGCTTGGATATTACTCGCTTTGGGTTTCCATCATTGCCGTTATGTATGCTGTTGTGTCTTATATGCAGTTTCATGATCTTGTAAGCAGCCTGACTTGGGTCGAATGGACGTATTTATGGTTCCTGTTCTTTCTGTCAGGAGCACTGAATAAAAAAATTGATAACTATATCGGCAAGGTCGCATTCGTTCAATCTTGGCTGACGCTTACGTTTCCGGCACTCCTGTCTCTAGCTGGAGTATGGAAAACGCAGGCTGTTTCTCAAGCATGGACGTACTTGCTGATCGCATCGTTCGTGTACTTTATCGGTTGTACTATACAGCTTATCCTGTCTTCTCAGAAAAAAGAAAAACGGTTGGAAGTACAGGCGGCTTCTTAA
- a CDS encoding YdeI/OmpD-associated family protein translates to MAKEELPAVWFENHQALEDWLEEHHESSPGIRLHIAKKNSGKVTPSYDEAVESGLCYGWIDSQKEKYDDQTWLQRFTPRGPKSIWSKVNKDKAEDLIAAGKMKPAGLRAIEKAKETGLWEKAYAPQGDKTLPEDFEKELQQRPNAKAFFETLNSQNRYAILFRLQNAKKPETRLKRMNLFLEMLENGEKIYL, encoded by the coding sequence ATGGCAAAAGAAGAGCTGCCGGCAGTATGGTTTGAAAATCATCAAGCATTGGAAGACTGGCTAGAAGAACATCATGAATCATCTCCAGGCATTCGGCTTCATATTGCGAAAAAGAATTCAGGCAAGGTGACGCCAAGTTATGACGAGGCTGTGGAAAGCGGATTGTGTTACGGGTGGATTGACAGCCAGAAGGAAAAGTATGATGATCAAACTTGGCTGCAGCGGTTTACGCCGAGAGGGCCAAAAAGCATATGGTCGAAAGTGAATAAAGACAAAGCTGAAGATCTCATAGCGGCAGGGAAGATGAAGCCTGCCGGGCTCCGGGCTATTGAAAAGGCGAAGGAAACCGGCCTCTGGGAAAAAGCTTATGCACCCCAAGGCGATAAGACCCTGCCGGAGGATTTTGAAAAAGAGCTTCAGCAAAGGCCAAACGCGAAAGCCTTTTTCGAAACCCTGAACAGCCAGAACCGATATGCCATTCTTTTCAGGCTCCAGAATGCAAAGAAACCGGAAACCCGGCTGAAACGGATGAATCTGTTCCTTGAAATGCTGGAAAATGGGGAGAAGATTTATCTGTAA
- a CDS encoding pseudouridine synthase yields MRINKYISQTGAISRRETDRLLKAGRITVNGAVCEAGQLVSPDDIVLIDGKPIEIKVHSIYIALNKPAGITCTAAPHIEGNIIDFVSYHERIFPVGRLDKASEGLILMTNDGELANAISHSDRGHEKEYLVTLDKTYSKEFIESMRKGVQIPEAMTKPCVVKPVSDDEFRIILTQGLNRQIRRMCRAFGYTVTKLERIRIMNIELGELPRGEWRELTAEEVGTLKGLLGM; encoded by the coding sequence ATGAGAATCAATAAATACATTAGTCAAACAGGGGCTATATCCAGACGCGAAACGGACAGGCTTCTGAAAGCGGGAAGGATTACCGTCAATGGAGCAGTATGTGAAGCGGGCCAATTGGTGAGTCCGGACGACATCGTGCTGATTGATGGGAAACCTATTGAAATTAAGGTACACTCGATATACATTGCATTGAATAAACCGGCCGGAATCACGTGCACGGCCGCTCCGCATATTGAAGGAAATATCATAGACTTTGTAAGTTACCATGAACGGATTTTCCCGGTCGGCCGTTTGGACAAGGCTTCAGAGGGTTTAATTTTGATGACGAATGACGGGGAACTGGCAAATGCCATCTCCCATTCTGATCGCGGACACGAGAAGGAATACTTAGTAACACTTGATAAGACTTACAGCAAAGAATTTATCGAAAGTATGAGGAAGGGAGTTCAGATTCCTGAAGCTATGACAAAGCCCTGTGTGGTCAAACCAGTAAGCGATGATGAGTTCCGTATCATTCTTACGCAGGGACTGAACCGCCAAATCCGCAGAATGTGCCGGGCGTTTGGCTATACGGTCACGAAGCTCGAACGGATTCGGATCATGAATATTGAACTCGGTGAACTTCCCAGAGGCGAATGGCGTGAATTAACGGCTGAAGAAGTTGGAACGCTTAAAGGCTTGCTCGGGATGTAA
- a CDS encoding SPL family radical SAM protein — protein sequence MKAQLKDIISKSILTPGVGQLDDFSHSLNPYAGCTFACSYCYVRQLPISLYRDEEWGTWVDIKSNAAELLRRDLLKARKKGPVTIFMASSTDPYQPLEHETKLTRSLLEVMLETPPDFLHLQTRSPLVVRDIDLLKKFGDKVRVSMTIETDKEDIRKAFAPTAPPIPARMKALREIKNAGITTQASLSPLLPCSREFPQKLRPVADRVTIDDFWMGDGSGGKRTERLGIYEIYKKTGMEKWYNPNTHKVVLNMMKEQIGDEVEVMLSKDGFTPVDPKREPGIGENLTFF from the coding sequence ATGAAGGCACAGCTGAAGGACATCATATCTAAAAGCATCTTAACACCAGGGGTAGGTCAGCTCGATGATTTTTCTCATTCGCTGAATCCCTATGCTGGCTGTACCTTCGCCTGCTCCTATTGTTACGTGAGACAGCTGCCGATTTCTCTTTACCGTGACGAAGAATGGGGCACATGGGTCGATATTAAGAGCAATGCTGCAGAACTGCTCAGGCGTGATCTTTTAAAGGCGAGAAAAAAGGGTCCGGTTACGATCTTCATGGCTTCTTCCACCGATCCGTATCAGCCGCTGGAGCACGAGACAAAGCTGACACGCAGCTTGCTGGAGGTCATGCTCGAAACCCCGCCGGATTTTCTCCATCTCCAAACACGCTCGCCCTTAGTGGTACGCGATATCGACTTATTAAAAAAGTTTGGGGATAAAGTCAGGGTGTCGATGACAATCGAAACCGACAAGGAAGATATCCGTAAAGCCTTCGCCCCAACCGCTCCGCCTATTCCGGCCCGCATGAAAGCGTTGAGGGAAATAAAGAATGCCGGCATCACGACGCAGGCCAGCCTTTCACCGCTGCTCCCATGTTCGAGGGAATTTCCGCAAAAGCTTCGTCCGGTTGCTGACCGGGTAACGATCGATGATTTTTGGATGGGTGACGGCAGCGGCGGAAAGCGCACCGAACGTCTTGGCATCTATGAAATCTACAAAAAGACCGGCATGGAAAAGTGGTACAATCCAAACACCCATAAAGTGGTTTTGAACATGATGAAAGAGCAGATCGGCGATGAGGTTGAAGTGATGCTTTCAAAAGACGGCTTTACACCGGTTGATCCGAAACGGGAACCAGGCATCGGAGAGAACTTGACATTTTTTTAA
- a CDS encoding transporter substrate-binding domain-containing protein, whose translation MRKTTVLKWMVVLSFLAGIIFGGMNFSSATKDSGDVEWNGSQLSTLEVNGKPYVPADELAKASGSELHKKRNHYTVSSRLDRIMKKGVIRVGTTGDYKPFTFYNTDTKKFEGYDIEAAELMAKDLGVKVKFVKTSWPTLMNDLLDDKFDMAVGGISRNTERQKTAQLTRPYMNEGKAPLIRAVDKEKYTSLQAIDQPNVTIGVNPGGTNQKFVDANIKHAKVIVVENNLEIPHMVAEGKVDVMITDSTEAMYYASRDQRLYAALTDNTFTKSQKGYLIPRGDSVFENWVNLWMDEMELQGEFNRLKDKYIYNK comes from the coding sequence ATGCGAAAGACAACAGTACTTAAGTGGATGGTTGTTTTAAGTTTTTTAGCTGGAATCATTTTTGGCGGAATGAATTTTTCATCGGCCACGAAAGACTCTGGTGATGTGGAATGGAACGGCAGCCAGCTGAGCACGCTGGAGGTCAATGGCAAACCCTATGTGCCGGCGGACGAACTGGCCAAGGCTTCAGGAAGTGAACTGCATAAAAAGCGAAATCATTATACGGTATCCTCAAGGCTTGACCGTATTATGAAAAAGGGTGTAATCCGGGTAGGCACCACTGGGGACTATAAGCCGTTTACCTTTTACAATACAGACACAAAAAAATTTGAAGGCTACGATATCGAGGCTGCAGAATTAATGGCCAAGGACCTGGGAGTGAAGGTCAAATTTGTAAAAACCTCCTGGCCCACACTGATGAATGACTTGCTCGATGACAAGTTTGATATGGCGGTAGGCGGAATCAGCCGCAATACGGAACGCCAAAAGACGGCTCAATTAACCCGTCCTTATATGAATGAAGGAAAGGCACCCTTAATACGTGCAGTGGATAAGGAAAAGTACACGAGTCTTCAAGCGATTGACCAGCCGAATGTTACGATTGGCGTAAATCCCGGGGGAACGAATCAAAAGTTTGTGGATGCCAATATTAAGCACGCGAAAGTGATAGTCGTTGAAAATAATTTAGAGATTCCACACATGGTCGCAGAGGGAAAAGTAGACGTCATGATTACGGACAGTACCGAGGCGATGTACTATGCGAGCAGGGATCAAAGACTTTACGCTGCCCTTACTGATAACACCTTTACGAAAAGCCAAAAAGGATACCTGATCCCTAGAGGCGATTCAGTCTTTGAAAACTGGGTCAACCTCTGGATGGATGAAATGGAGCTCCAAGGTGAGTTTAACCGGTTAAAGGACAAATATATCTACAACAAATAG
- a CDS encoding peptidoglycan-binding protein: MLKKLMGLLMMAVLCTGLFFPGHSSAALGSQMLSTGSSNSDVKQLQEYLMTKGVFPYHTATGYYGPITKGAVERFQEQSRLKVDGIAGSATISKIKVLHSGDMGKPVIELQRLLKAWNTYDSKVDGIYGDSTVSAVASFQKDQGITADGIAGPKTFSKLRQKSPSYSTRSFTVNSSAYTADCDGCSGKTRMGIDLQKYNDGKVVAVDPDVIPLGSKVVVEGYGTAIAADTGGGINGKMIDVFIPDHGDAINWGRKDVKVTVYEK; the protein is encoded by the coding sequence ATGTTGAAAAAACTAATGGGATTGCTGATGATGGCAGTCCTCTGTACTGGCTTGTTTTTTCCTGGACACAGCAGCGCCGCTCTAGGCAGCCAAATGCTTTCTACAGGCTCAAGCAACAGTGACGTGAAACAATTGCAGGAATACTTGATGACAAAGGGTGTTTTTCCATATCATACGGCGACTGGCTACTATGGTCCGATCACGAAAGGCGCAGTTGAACGTTTTCAAGAGCAGTCTCGTTTGAAGGTTGATGGTATCGCAGGATCAGCGACCATCAGTAAAATTAAAGTATTACACAGCGGTGATATGGGAAAACCCGTTATTGAATTACAGCGTTTATTGAAAGCATGGAATACATACGATTCAAAGGTTGATGGCATTTACGGTGACAGCACCGTTTCGGCTGTGGCTTCATTTCAAAAAGACCAGGGCATCACAGCTGACGGCATCGCAGGACCTAAGACATTCTCAAAGCTTCGCCAAAAGAGCCCTTCCTACTCCACACGAAGCTTCACGGTAAACAGCTCTGCCTATACTGCAGATTGTGACGGCTGTTCCGGCAAAACAAGAATGGGCATTGATCTGCAAAAATACAATGACGGCAAAGTAGTTGCAGTGGATCCAGATGTTATTCCGCTTGGTTCAAAAGTAGTGGTTGAAGGCTACGGCACAGCTATCGCTGCAGACACTGGCGGCGGAATCAACGGCAAGATGATCGATGTGTTCATTCCAGACCATGGTGATGCAATCAATTGGGGCCGTAAAGACGTAAAAGTAACAGTTTATGAGAAATAA
- a CDS encoding GNAT family N-acetyltransferase, which translates to MKDFLMKDGNKVLIREAVPADAQNIIDFYNVVGGETDFLSFGGNEFTRNAGEYETYIENVAAEENSIMLLATIGDAIISIATINSSQKARTKHDGMLEIVISQTHTGMGLGERMMTELIEWAKHNRITRRISLVTREDNHRAIALYKKLGFEVEGLIRNDTYFNGVYYSTVVMGLLF; encoded by the coding sequence ATGAAAGATTTTTTAATGAAGGATGGCAATAAAGTGTTGATTCGTGAGGCTGTTCCGGCTGATGCGCAGAACATCATCGATTTTTATAATGTGGTCGGCGGTGAGACTGATTTTCTCTCTTTTGGCGGAAACGAGTTTACCAGAAATGCCGGCGAATATGAGACGTATATAGAAAACGTGGCTGCAGAAGAAAACTCCATCATGCTGCTTGCCACCATAGGAGACGCTATCATAAGCATCGCCACAATTAACTCGTCCCAAAAAGCAAGAACAAAACATGACGGTATGCTGGAAATTGTTATTTCTCAAACCCATACAGGGATGGGTCTTGGAGAAAGAATGATGACTGAACTGATTGAATGGGCTAAGCATAACCGAATCACCAGGAGAATCAGCTTAGTGACCCGAGAAGACAATCACCGGGCTATCGCTCTTTACAAAAAACTCGGTTTTGAAGTGGAAGGTTTGATTCGAAACGACACGTATTTTAACGGAGTCTATTACTCTACTGTGGTCATGGGATTATTGTTTTAA
- a CDS encoding 5-bromo-4-chloroindolyl phosphate hydrolysis family protein, with amino-acid sequence MNWFLALFVKVFSAINTMVIVWLLSFFAFDQSFLLSSGFAAGGAVIGYTMTAMLWNYRMLRKYKLTRSEFKYIKKNLNEAKPKIYRLQKSLFSIRDIPTLKQRMELTKITRKIYSMTKKEPRRFFQAERFYFSHLDSAVELTEKYAFLSGQPKKNWEIQDSLSETRRTLKELTEYIEEDLYHMISDDVDQLKFELDVAKHSIKTLKDSKLETKAGDYNER; translated from the coding sequence ATGAACTGGTTTTTAGCCTTATTCGTCAAGGTGTTCAGTGCGATCAATACAATGGTCATCGTCTGGCTGCTGTCCTTCTTTGCCTTCGATCAGTCTTTCTTGCTCTCGAGCGGTTTTGCGGCCGGGGGAGCGGTGATCGGCTATACGATGACAGCGATGCTCTGGAATTACCGCATGCTGAGAAAATATAAGCTGACTCGCAGCGAATTTAAATATATCAAGAAAAATTTAAATGAAGCAAAGCCAAAGATTTACAGGCTGCAGAAATCGTTGTTTTCCATTCGCGACATTCCAACCTTGAAGCAGAGGATGGAGCTGACGAAAATCACAAGAAAAATATACAGCATGACGAAAAAGGAGCCAAGGCGTTTTTTCCAAGCAGAACGTTTTTACTTTTCTCATTTGGATTCTGCCGTCGAGCTGACGGAAAAATATGCATTCTTATCAGGACAGCCCAAGAAAAACTGGGAGATTCAGGATTCTCTTTCGGAAACAAGAAGGACGTTGAAGGAACTTACCGAATACATTGAAGAGGACCTTTACCATATGATCTCGGATGATGTGGATCAGCTGAAATTCGAGCTGGATGTGGCCAAGCATTCTATAAAAACCTTGAAAGATTCAAAATTAGAAACGAAAGCAGGAGATTATAATGAGCGATAA
- a CDS encoding toxic anion resistance protein, whose protein sequence is MSDNTSPLYNHDDKLDIMNDLLSDPFGGDENVQELKTEEQVKQKRLIDVLPEENKAKAYQLAEQIDPKNHQAMITYGTPAQSKLLSFSNTMLDQVKKQDVGQVGEIIHDLMKKLSHVNPDELQSNKPSLIGRMFGKISGSVQEVLSKYQKTGSQIDRISVKLDSSKNVLLADIVMLEKLYEHNKEYFQALNVYIAAGELKLEELNGKIIPALRKEAEATNDQMKYQEVNDMVQFADRLDKRLHDLKLSREITIQSAPQIRLIQNTNQALVEKIQSSIMTAIPLWKNQVAIALTLLRQRSAVEAQKQVSKTTNELLLKNAEMLKANTIETAKENERGLIDIETLKKTQENLLTTLEETLRIQEEGRHKRRLAENELAQMETGLRQKLLEIKGQ, encoded by the coding sequence ATGAGCGATAATACGTCCCCTCTCTATAATCATGATGATAAATTGGATATTATGAATGATTTGCTCTCCGATCCGTTCGGAGGCGATGAAAACGTTCAGGAGCTGAAGACAGAAGAACAAGTAAAGCAGAAGAGGCTGATTGATGTTCTGCCAGAGGAAAACAAGGCAAAAGCCTACCAGCTGGCCGAACAGATCGATCCGAAGAATCACCAGGCGATGATTACATACGGAACGCCAGCACAGTCAAAATTACTGTCTTTCTCCAACACGATGCTGGATCAGGTGAAAAAGCAGGATGTCGGACAGGTCGGAGAAATCATACATGACTTGATGAAAAAGCTCAGCCATGTAAATCCTGATGAGCTGCAGTCGAACAAGCCGTCCTTGATTGGCCGCATGTTCGGCAAGATTTCCGGTTCTGTTCAAGAGGTGCTTTCCAAGTATCAAAAGACTGGCTCACAGATTGACCGGATCAGCGTCAAACTCGACAGCAGCAAGAATGTGCTGCTCGCCGACATTGTCATGCTTGAAAAATTGTATGAGCACAACAAAGAATATTTTCAGGCGTTGAACGTCTATATCGCTGCAGGTGAACTGAAGCTTGAGGAATTAAACGGAAAAATCATTCCGGCGCTCCGTAAAGAGGCCGAAGCAACGAACGATCAGATGAAGTATCAGGAAGTCAACGATATGGTGCAGTTTGCCGACCGGCTGGACAAGCGCCTTCACGATTTAAAATTGAGCCGGGAAATCACCATTCAAAGCGCACCGCAGATCCGTTTGATTCAAAACACGAATCAGGCGCTCGTAGAAAAGATCCAGTCCTCCATCATGACTGCCATTCCGCTTTGGAAAAACCAAGTGGCGATCGCACTTACCTTGCTTCGCCAACGAAGTGCGGTAGAGGCACAGAAGCAGGTCTCCAAAACGACAAATGAGCTTTTATTGAAAAACGCCGAGATGCTTAAAGCAAATACAATTGAAACGGCGAAGGAAAATGAGCGAGGATTGATTGATATTGAAACGCTGAAGAAGACGCAGGAAAACTTGCTGACTACCCTGGAGGAGACTTTGCGCATCCAGGAGGAAGGCCGCCATAAACGCCGTTTGGCCGAGAACGAACTCGCTCAGATGGAAACAGGGTTGAGGCAGAAACTGCTTGAGATTAAGGGGCAATAA
- a CDS encoding heme-dependent oxidative N-demethylase family protein: protein MLKRELNSFPYPFKGDQYRYSNNSVSMTRPSGIEITPQYTEEVQLKRDLLTHHPERCFQSLPHTLKSQWEIVDLVTENLVTYYPDQFALQKNGDHWTFVNKILGETSRFTYGDETTMPCEPLDFIGRHVQEDLIFMKERDGDLYLDAGQLCFPANWSLAFNLGMEFKEIHRPIPGFKEEGLDGRILRFLKRLEAGAPWERLNWSLMAGNKLDTSLETFHEWGKERKNVTEENAGELVHLRVEVQKLFRLPQSNGILFTIHTHVLAMEDFTVNKVWLRQFYRIIKELPEHIADYKGISLYKKQLLAYLEEKLKSRKPS, encoded by the coding sequence ATGCTGAAGCGTGAACTGAATTCTTTTCCTTATCCGTTTAAGGGCGATCAATACCGTTATTCCAACAACTCGGTCTCTATGACTCGGCCATCCGGTATAGAAATTACTCCACAGTATACAGAAGAGGTCCAACTAAAGCGGGACCTGCTAACCCATCATCCTGAACGCTGCTTTCAATCCCTTCCTCACACGTTAAAGAGCCAGTGGGAGATCGTAGACCTGGTAACTGAAAACCTCGTAACCTATTACCCCGATCAGTTTGCGCTTCAAAAAAACGGGGATCACTGGACGTTTGTAAATAAGATCCTTGGAGAGACCTCTCGTTTTACCTATGGCGATGAAACGACGATGCCGTGTGAGCCTTTAGACTTTATCGGCAGGCATGTACAGGAAGATCTCATTTTCATGAAGGAGAGGGATGGGGATCTGTATTTGGATGCGGGGCAGCTCTGCTTTCCAGCCAACTGGTCGCTGGCGTTTAACCTTGGAATGGAATTTAAAGAGATCCATCGCCCGATTCCAGGGTTTAAAGAGGAAGGGCTGGACGGCCGCATTTTGCGTTTTTTAAAGAGGCTGGAGGCTGGAGCCCCTTGGGAACGGCTGAATTGGTCTTTAATGGCGGGGAACAAGCTCGATACGTCATTGGAAACGTTTCATGAATGGGGGAAAGAAAGAAAGAATGTAACAGAAGAAAATGCAGGCGAGCTCGTTCATTTGCGAGTGGAAGTCCAGAAGCTTTTTCGATTGCCGCAAAGCAACGGAATTTTGTTCACGATTCATACACATGTATTGGCCATGGAAGACTTTACTGTCAACAAAGTCTGGCTTCGGCAATTTTATCGAATTATAAAAGAACTCCCGGAACATATTGCGGATTATAAAGGAATCTCCCTCTATAAAAAGCAGCTTCTGGCCTATCTGGAAGAGAAGCTAAAAAGCAGGAAACCTTCATGA
- a CDS encoding PDR/VanB family oxidoreductase, giving the protein MLQENMLPVTVTAIHKETLKVKRFELASLDGRPLPPYSGGSHIGIFIETEKGAIHRHYSLTGHTRKKGHYEIAVALNEDSKGGSTFMHHGVIEGDSLHISYPKNHFPLSFKAKRHVFYAAGIGITPFLSMMEELRGKNVPFILHYTARTKGTCPFYSFLKKTYPEQCRFYFSREPLVERLTTDTLAQHPIGTHVYFCGPGSFITEFTDAAAKLGYPSSSVHVERFTPPKPSVRNAFQVRLKNGSTVQVAEDQTLLEALLDHGIDTPYSCRSGRCGTCEIKVKKGEVDHCDSFLTEEEKGTNDTILVCVSRAKSRELVLEIE; this is encoded by the coding sequence ATGCTGCAAGAAAACATGCTTCCTGTTACGGTAACAGCTATCCATAAAGAAACTCTCAAAGTGAAGCGTTTTGAGCTGGCTTCGCTTGACGGCCGGCCGCTTCCGCCATATAGCGGAGGTTCGCATATCGGTATTTTTATAGAAACAGAGAAAGGAGCAATACATCGCCACTATTCTTTAACCGGACATACACGCAAAAAAGGACATTATGAGATTGCTGTGGCGCTTAACGAGGATTCAAAAGGCGGCTCCACTTTTATGCACCATGGAGTAATAGAAGGAGACAGTCTGCACATCAGTTACCCGAAAAATCATTTTCCTTTGAGCTTTAAAGCAAAGCGTCATGTGTTTTATGCTGCAGGGATTGGAATTACTCCCTTTTTAAGCATGATGGAAGAATTGAGAGGGAAAAATGTTCCCTTCATATTGCACTATACCGCCAGGACCAAAGGCACCTGCCCGTTTTATTCTTTCCTGAAAAAAACTTATCCTGAACAGTGCCGCTTCTATTTTTCCCGTGAACCGTTGGTAGAAAGGCTGACTACAGATACTCTCGCTCAACATCCAATCGGTACGCATGTGTACTTTTGCGGACCGGGTTCTTTTATTACTGAATTCACTGATGCAGCAGCAAAATTAGGCTATCCATCTTCCAGTGTTCATGTGGAACGGTTTACCCCACCAAAACCAAGCGTTCGAAACGCTTTTCAAGTAAGACTGAAAAATGGATCCACCGTGCAGGTAGCTGAAGATCAGACCTTGCTCGAAGCTCTTCTTGACCATGGAATCGATACTCCGTATTCTTGCCGGTCAGGACGCTGTGGTACGTGTGAGATCAAAGTTAAAAAGGGGGAGGTTGATCATTGCGACTCTTTTCTGACAGAAGAGGAGAAGGGTACGAATGATACAATCTTAGTATGTGTATCGAGGGCAAAATCACGTGAGCTGGTGTTAGAGATCGAGTAG